The window AGGAGCTGTTCTACGCGACCTATGCGCGTTGGCCGGATGCGAAAAAGGCCTATGTTGCTGATTTTCTTGAACGCGAGTACCTTATGGACAAGGCTGGTGTGCGGGATGCGCTTTTCGGACATGAGCCCGCGCTAGAGGTGCCGCCTCTGCCGCGCAGAGGGAAGAAACCGCCCCCCGTCCCGGACCGTATTGCGGCGGTGGGTCCCTGGGGCGCAGTGAAGAGGAGATAGGAAATGCTGGCACTTGCCCGCCTCATGGTCGTCGGATTTATCGTTTTGACGGTGATCTATGTCTGCCTGTCGCTCTATTCCCGCTCTGTGCGCAAGGGAAAGCTGCGGCGTGAATGGCTTGAAGGCCCCCAAGACCAGACGCTTGATGCGTTTTTGGATGAAGGGCTGGAGGAATATGACAAATCCTTGCGGCGCAAATTGATCCTGTCGGTCTATGTTATTCCTGTGATCCTTGTGTCAGTGGTCATCTACCTTACAAATTTCGCCTGAGAGGGTTTTACATGCTTGGTCTTCTTCGTTGGACATTCTGGATCACCGTTTGGGTGATCGTTGCTGCGTTCTTCCATTATACCCTACCGCAGGTCGATATCGTGCGGATCACTGATACTTATGAAAAGCGGATTGATCCGGGTGAGAATGCGCTGTTCTGGGCGCAGGCGGATGTGGGGACCGATGGCACACTGTCCAACCGCGATGTGTTCTTCATTCAGTCGCGCCGCGTGAAAGGCGATGTGATGGTGTACCGCAACGAAGATACGGGTTGGGGCTGGCCTCCGTACTTCAAGTTCGACACGTCCAACCTGCAAGCCGAGGCTGGCGATCTGGCCTCAACCGAAGCCGCGCCACGCTATGTCGCGATAAAGCATTACGGCTGGCGGAACGAGTTTCTGACGATCTTCCCCAATGCCATCTCTGTACGCGCTGTGGACGGGCCAGATGCATCAAAGGGTATTCCGTGGCTGAATATCATCATTCTGACGCTGTTTGTTGCGCTGATTTACGGCATCTGGGTGCGCTGGCGCCGGTTCCGTATGGCGCGAATTGATCCGACGATGGAAGCAATCGAAGATGATTTTTCCGATGCCACGGGTGCCGTAAAGGGCTGGTTCGGATCATGGCGCAAAAAGCCCTGAGGCAGGCGCAGCGGATGTGCCGCGCCTGATTGGTGAGGTTCAGCTTTGTGGCTGAACCATCCGCCCCATACGGCGACCACCCAGTATATGTACATGCAAGTGTGGCACTTCCTGCACGCCATGATCGCCTGCGTTGCTGATCATGCGAAATCCTTCGCCAGCATCCAGTGACACACCTTCCATCTTGCAAACTTGTGCGATGGCGCGGGTGTAATCGACAATCTCGGCGTCAGATGCTTCGACAGCAAAGTGGTCGTAGCTCACGTAGGGGCCTTTGGGGATGACCAGTACATGTGTGGGTGCTTGCGGATAAAGGTCGCGGAAGGCCAGCGCATGCTCTGTCTCTAACACGGTGTTATTCGGGATCTCGCCGCGCAGGATTTTGGCAAAGATATTTTGATCGTCGTAGGCGTAAGCCATCTTGTAGGCTCCTTAATCGGAAAAGAGGTAATCGGTGCTGGTGATTTCATGCGCCTTCTCGCCGCTCACGCCAAGAAACTTTGCCAACTCTCCGGCATTTTCCTCGCTTGAGGCCGTCTCGCGGATGCGGCAGTGGTTCTCAAACTGGGCGTCACGGATGGCATCGCTTTCAAAAACCATGTCGTTGCGAATGGTCGGGAGCAACCGGTCCAGCGTCTCTTGTGAAGTCTGCTCACCTGCAAGGCCAACACGCATGGCGTGACCGGTCAGGTATTCGTCCGTGAAGCCACACTCGATCTCTAGGATGCGTGTGGTCGACCGGTCGGCGGCGAAGTCTTCCAGTAGGTCGAGGTTGCTTGGGTCCATGCAGACAATCAGGCGATCTGTCTCAAAATAGTCAAACAGCATGCGCATCAGCGCGCGGCGGTGGCGCGTTCGCTTTCCTAGCGTCTTTTCAATGCCACCAAGGGCGGGCAGGGGGGTGTCTTCTTCGTTAAAGACGTATTCGATTGCGGGTACATTTGTGGTCTGGCGAATGCGTTCCAGCACACGTTTGGCCACGTGCCATTTTTTACATACGACAATCAGCAATTCCCGCTCACGTCCCAATGTGCTTTCGGTTTCCCAAAAACGTGTCGAAAAGCGGCGCCCGATGCGCCCGCGTCCCGTCAAGAATTTGAACAGGCTCCGACCCTCGTTGCTGATCTGAAACCGCACGCCCTGTGCGGAATAAAGCAAACCCAATCGGCGCTTGAGGTCCAGTGCATCAGGGCTGATTTTGCGCGCGAACAGATAGTCCTGACTTAGCAGCAGATCATAGTGATCATTGTAGAATGTCACCGGCATTCCGTAGTCTGTGAACATCAGGAAGGTTAAGGTGCGCGGACGGATTTCAGTCTCGGGTACCAGATGGCGCACAAGGGTTTGGAAAAAGGTCTCATCTGGTATCCAGGTGCTCCGGAAGAACCGGATCACATCGCGGCGTTTTTTGCAAAAGTCCAAAAGCGCTTCGATCGTCTGGCGGCGCAGGCACCACCACTGACTGCCGATCTGGACCTGAATATCTTTCGGAATTTCGCGGGTGAGACCAAAGCGTTTCTGGAACTCGAACATCGCGTAGAATAGTTTCTTTTGGGTTCGCTCATTGAACCAATGGCGGTAGATCAGTCGTTCTTCAGTCCAGCCTGTCTTGATCCAGTCACTTTCAAAATAATCGAAGCTCTCGATGAAATCGGCGTCATTATCATCGAGAAAGCGGTGGGTGTATTCGGCCGATTTGATGGCCATGCAATCGCCTGACAGCATGTAAAAGTGCGTTGCACGCGGGAACGCCTGTTCAGCGGCCTCAACCGCGTAGAGGGTTGCCTGCACCAAGGACCATTCCCCCCAGCCACAGCGGATACGTTTGGTGGCGTAAGTGACATTGGGATTGTTCTCAAGCGCTTTGATGATAGCTTTGTAGTGGGCCGGATCGGCGCTCGCGTCAAAGTGGATGGACATATAGTCACCCACAGCTGTCAGCCGCTCCGCCTGCTTGATGATGGCGTCCGGGTCTTTGTGACACAGAAGTATATAGGCAATTTTTGCCATTCAGGAACCATTCACCGTATTTATGCTCGATTGTTTATATAGATAATGATGAACACTCATTGAATAAACAGCAATTATTTGCTTTTGTAGATCAAAAGCTGCTCCAAGAAGCGGCCCGAGCAGTATGAGCAGGAGTGGTGCAAGATGGGTTTTCCCGGAACATGGATGACCGAAAGCGAAAGTGTCGTGTACCGCGTGGTGCCCAAATGCGCGTGTTCGACCATCGGCCAGATCATGTATTATTCTGATCATGGTGAGTTTTTCGACGGCGATATCCATGATGCTAAGGGTGGTATGCACAAATGGGCCTTGGACGAAAGTCAGGACGCCATCGCGCGGAACGTACAGAACCACAGCTCTTATTCTTTCACCTGCGTCCGCAATCCCTACACTCGAATTCTAAGTTCTTTCTTCGATAAAATCTGCGGTATCCAGCGCAATGGTAAACGGTACCGTGGCAATTTGGTCCCACTTCTGATCCAGAAATACGGGATTGAGGTTGGCGGAGAGGACGGAAAGCAAGAGTTCGACCAAATCGCAAGCTTCCGCCGTTTCTTACTGTTCACCCGTGATACCATCCGCTGGCGTCGCCCGATGGATCCGGACATCCACTGGTCAGCCATGGCGGGCCACGTCAGCACCTTCATCGTGAATGGTGGCACCTATGATAAGATCGTGTGGACCGAAGCCTTTAACGAGGGCATGCGCGATGTGCTGGATGCGGTTGAAACGCCTCATTCTATCGACCTGACAAAGATCCCCCGTTTTAACGAAAGCGAAGGGCACGGACCAAAGCGCGCTCATCCGGTCGAGGATTACTTCGACGATCTATCGATGCATCTGGTCTATGAAATCTACAAACGTGATTTCAATCTCTTCAAATACGACTTCGAAAACCCCGCCAACAAAATGCCTATTGGCGAGATCGACCTTGATGAGGTTCACGCCAAGCTCGGCGATTGATCTGTTACCAGCTGGTTAATTTTTCCACTAAAATTCAATGGGATGTTTCGTGCGCGAAACATCCTGTTTGGCGTGTCTGGACAATTGCGGTGCTCTTCGCTCTAGTCGGCGCAGATAATTAACCACCGCGAAAGATACGCCTTATGGATTATGTTTTCCCCGCCCCTCCCCAGGCAAGCCTTGCTGTGCAGGGCAGCGATGCACGCTTTCCCGTGCGCCGGATTTTCTGCGTTGGTCGCAACTATGAGGCGCACGCGCGCGAGATGGGCAATGATCCAGACCGCGAGCCCCCTTTCTTCTTTACCAAGCCGGCCGATGCAGCCTGTGATACGCCCTGCACGCTGCCTTACCCGTCACTGACCAACGATCTGCATCATGAGATTGAATTGGTGATTGCGATCAGCAAAGGCGGTTCGAACATCGCTCCGGCTGATGTGATGGATCATATCTGGGGCGCATCAGTGGGCATTGATTTGACCCGTCGTGATTTGCAGGCCGATGCCAAACAGACGCGCCGTCCGTGGGACTGGTCCAAGGCATTCGATCTCTCTGCGCCCATCGCACCGATCAAACCCATCGCTGATGTGCCCAGCCTGACGCAGGGCCGCATCTGGCTCGCGGTTAATGGAGAGGTTCGGCAGGATGCTGATATCGCTGATCTGATTTGGTCGGTTGTCGACCACATCGCCACCTTAAGCGAAGGTATGACACTGGCCCCAGGAGATTTGGTCATGACTGGTACGCCCGCCGGTGTGGCAGCCGTAGGTGAAGGGGACGTGATGACCGGCGGTGTTGAAGGCATCGGAGAGCTTCAAGTTACCATCGGCCCGCGCGCGTAAGGCGCGCAGGCACTTGGCCTTCAGTGGCGAGGTTCCGGGCCCCAATTGTTCGGACCTTCCTGCGATTTCGTGCAGTAGAACACGATCAGCACAATCCAGCCGATGACGGGTACCAGTACAATCAGGAACCACCAGCCGGTGCGCCCGATGTCATGCAGGCGCCGGATTCCCACGGCAATGGACGGTAGGAACGTAGCGAGAGAAAGCAGCAGATTGACAGGCCCGCTGTCACCCAAAGTGAGCATCCCGTCGATAAGCGCTGCGCCAAAGCTCAGCACAATCATCCAAAGGGTCCACCACCAGTATTGAGAGCGGGTGGAGCGGGTTCTGAAATCCACGTAGCGGGCAAAGCCGTCTTTGAGGGCACCAAGAAATGTATTGGCGTCCGCACGGGCCGGGTCTTCGTGGTCTCCCATCGGGGCGCGCGGCGGCAATGCGGCCATTTTTTCGGCGCCGCCGGCCCTGCCATAGGGCAGCCAGTCATCCATGCCCTCTTGCCAGACCAGCGTATCGCTGCGGATCGTGCCGGTTTCTACGAGAGCGTCAAATTCGCTCTGGGTTATGGGGCCGTTGGACGCCCCTTCAGTCGCATAATACCATTCAGTGCTCATATCAGGCCGAACCTTTTCTTAAAATCAATGTGGGCAACCTAGCTGTGCTTGGGCTATGCCGCAACGGTCTCAGCCCTGCTGGGCTGCCAATGTTCGCGCCGCGCGTGCACGCGCTTCTTCTGCCAGTTCCGGCAAGCCGGATTTGGCGTACACGTCGCCCAGCATCAGGTTCAGCGGCACGCCGTCGGGATCGTATGTGCGGCGCATCTCCAACACTTGCTGCGCGCTAGAGGCCCGTCCATCGCGGACCAGTGCGTCCAGATGGATTTGTTCGAACAGATCGCGCTGGGCGTGGCTGCCACCACATTCGGCCATACGCGGCAAGGCGCGGGAGAGGTTGTGTATCGCGGCGTCCCAGTTGCCCTGTGCATGCGCCATGATTCCTATAGCGGCAGGCAAGGCGACATCGCGCCATGCAACGTGGTCGTGCTGGCTTTGATCGGCGGCGCGTTCCTCAATGGCCTGCATCAGGTCATTTGCTTCGCTGTGCGCCGTCCGGGCGAGGGCATAAAGGTATTGCAGAGTGAGGAACGGGTTGACGGTATCTGCACCGCGCAGGGCCACATGATCTGCCACATCGGCCCAGCGCGGGCCAACGTCCACACCTGCAAACTCCATCCGAGCCAACAGTGAGGTCGCGCCGACCTGATCCTGAGAATACTCCTTGGCCAGCCCCCAGACATGGGTGTCATAGGCTGTACGAACATCATCGTGGCGGCCAAGGCTCAGGTAGAACAGCGCCAGATGCCACCAGTTGTGGCTGCGCATAAAGCTGTTGAGCCCGTTCCAAGTCTCGGCGACGCTTTCCATAAACGCGGCGCCCTCGGCCACGCGCCCTTGGGTCAGCATCACGTGGGCGATGGCATGGTGGGCCCAAGCATCATCATGTTGCAGGGACATCGCGTGGCGCGCGGCATCTTCGGCGCGATCCAGCAGGTGACATTGCTCATAACCAAAGGCAATCATGCCGTGGGCATAGGCGATGTCTTCTGCCTCTGGCAGCGCTTTCAGCGCCATGCGCAGCATCCCTGCCGCATCGCCCAGATTGAATAGATGGTATTGCGCCAGCTTGAGCATGGCCATATCGCGCGGAAAATCTGTTATGATCTGGTCGCAAATCTTGAGCAGTTCAGGGATGTCGTTGTTAACCCACGCTTCGGTCGCAGCAACGACACGTGTTTCGCGCGAAGTCACACCCGCTTTCGCTGCTGTTTGTGCGCGCGCCAGATACGGGGCTGCTTTTTGCGGGGCGACAGGAGCTTCCAGAAACATCCACAGCATGGCGGCATAGGCATTGGCCAAGGCGCAATCCGGATCGGCATCTGCTGCTGCGATGATGTTTGTCGCCTTGGGCTGATAGCTTAGAAATCCGTGGATAAAGTCATTGATCCCGCTCAATGTCGCGGCGTTGGGGCAGGTGAGGGAGAGGCCGTACAGGTCTTTGGTCATGGTTTGGCCTCCTCATGCAGTTTCGTAAAGCGCAACAGATTTGCCGCAACCGCATCAGGCGCATCCCAATGAATGGAGTGACCGGCCGCTTCAATTAAAACGGCAGGAAGATCGCCGAGTGTTGCTCGCGCAAGCTCTACAGGTAGAAGCAGGTCATCGGCTGCCAAAAGCGCTTGCGCGGGGCAGCGTAAGTCTGTTGTTGCATCGGGCGTGTACCCATCAAGAGCGGCTATCTGGTGGCCCATCGCTTCGGCGCTTTGCGCGTGGGGATACGCCAGCGACAGGGCCACTGTCTGTTCCACCATGCCGGGCGTCTCAAAGAGTGATGGGCCAAAGAGCCATGGAAATAGCGCGTGCAGCCACATTTCCGGTGCGGCGTTGCTTTGTCTGATTGCCAGCAGTGTTTTGAACAACAGGACGTTACGTTCTAGCCGCAAAGGCGCAGACGCCGCGAGGGTGAGCGTCTTGACCCGCTCGGGCGCAGTGCAGGCAAGCCGCATGCCGATCATGCCGCCCAGCGAATGACCCATGACGTGCGCAGACCCAACGTTCAAATGCGTTAGCAAAGCTGCGCAATCATTTGCGAAATGCGTAACCGATGCAGGCGCGTCCCATGGGGTGGTCTGGCCAGTCGTGCGGTTATCAGGGCGGATGATGTTGAAATGCGGCTCTAGCAACGGGATCAGGGGCGCCCAACTGGCGCTATCGCTCATCATACCGGCGATCAGCAACAGCGTTGGGCCGTTGCCTGACCGCTCGTAGTGCAGGGCTATTCCGTCATGCTCAAAGATCGGCATTGGCAGTTCTCCAGCATGGGATCACGTCGCCCTCTTGCGGGGTTGCGGCATATACTGCGCGGGCAATCGCGCGGCTCAGGCAAAGTGCGGCGGCGTGGCCGGTCATCAAGACGTCGGCGGCCGGTTTCGCCCCTGTGGTCAGGGCAAAGACCAGATCGCCGTCGTTCGGGGTGTGGGCGGGCACGCATGCGCGGGCGATACCGTCATGCGCTGCCACAGCAACACGGTGGCATTGTGCCTTCGTGAGGGTGGCATCGGTGGCGACAATGGCGATGGTGGTATTCGCGCGCGCGGACATTGCATTCATCTTACGGCTTTCGCGACTAAGGCCAAGGCCGCTGGCGGGATCAGGGCCAAGCCCACCAAACTCTTGGCCCATCTCGAACGGCGCCGCATAAAAATAACGGTCCCCCGGAGTGGTGACAGCACCCACCGGATTGGCCGCGACCAAGGCGGCAACTGTGCTGCCGTCCGGCAATTGCAAGGAGGCGGTGCCAAGCCCGCCTTTGAGCATGGCTGTTAGCGCGCCGGTACCTGCGCCAACTGTTCCAATCTCGAACTCTGCCCGCGCTGCGCGGTAGGCCGCTAGGCCAAGGGCGCGGTAGGGATTGTCTGCCCAGTCTTTGTCACCGCCGTTGAGCAGATCAAACAGGATCGCGCCGGGTACCAGCGGGATCTGCGCTGGCCCTATGCGAAAGCCACGACCGTCTGCGCGCAGCCCGTCCACCACGCCCGAACAGGCATCAAGCCCGAATGCCGATCCGCCCGAAAGCACCAGCGCGTCCACTTCTGCCACTGATTTGTCAGGGGCTAACAGATCTGTTTCGCGCGTGCCGGGTGCGCCGCCCATCACTGCCACGGAGGCGACAAAGGGCGCGTCGCCAACCACCACAGTGGCCCCGGATTTAAGCGTGCCATCCTGCGCATTGCCCACACGCAGGCCAGCGATATCAGTAAGACTGTTTGTCGGGCCAGGCTGCATCGGTCAGATCCTTGGTTTATCGCTGGCTGTCTCGGGATCGCCTGTGTTGGGCGTTCCTTTGGGCTCTATCAGGAGAACGTGACATTCTTCTGCGGCGCGGGGGCGATGTGTGACGCCGCGCGGCACGACAAATACTTCACCCTCTTTGACAACGTGCGATTCCCCGTTGAAATCCATCGTGAATTCGCCTTGCAGGACCAGAAAGAAGTCATCGGTATCCTCATGCAAATGAAAGGGAAACTCGCCAGAGAATTTGGCGACCATGATATCGTTGTCGTTGTAATCCGCCACGATATGCGGGTCCCAATAGCTTGTGAACTGGTTAAGTTTTTCCAGCAGGTTTATCGGTTTCATGAGATGGGGCCTTTCAGCTCTGGCAGCACGGGGGCTGCAGCGATCAGGGATTTCGTGTAGGGGTGTTGCGGGGCGGTAAATACGGCTTCGGTCGCGCCTTTCTCTACGATCTCGCCGGACTTCATCACCAATACGCGGTCCGTGATGGTGCGCACGACGCTGAGGTCATGGGAGATGAACAGATAGCTCAGGTTATAGGTCGCGCAGAGTTCCGCCAGTAGATCAAGTATCTGCGCTCGTACTGATACATCAAGTGCGCTGACCGCTTCGTCAAAGACGATCAGATCGGGACGGATGATCAGAGCGCGGGCAATGGCGATGCGTTGACGCTGGCCACCGGAAAACTCATGAATGTATTTATGCGCATCTGCCGGTGTCAGTCCCACGGCAGTCAGCGCCTCGTCTATCGCCTTTTGGCGCGCGGCCCCGGTGGGGGGCGTTTCAAGCAGGTGAAACGGTTCGGTGATCTGGCGGGCGACACGGTGGCGCGGGTTAAAGCTGCCGTAGGGGTCCTGGAACACAACCTGCATGCAGCGGCGCACGGCAAGGTTGGGCTTGTTGCCAGTGAACACGGGCTCACCATTGAGCGTGATAGTGCCCTCTTGCACCTGCTCCAGTCCCAGCAACGCGCGGGTGAGGGTGGATTTTCCACAGCCGCTTTCTCCGACAAGCCCTAGCCGTTCTCCCCGTCCCAAGGTGAAGCTTACGTTGTTCACTGCGCGGAAAAGCCCCGGCTTTCCAAACAGCGTTTTACGCGGGGTGCGGTAGTCGCGGCTGACGCTTTTGACCTCCAGCAGCGGCGCGGACGTGACGGTGTCGGGCAGCGTGACTTTGTGGGATGATGCAGAAAACAACATGCGCGTGTACGGGTGCTGCATGTTCTGTAACAACGCGTTTGTCCGCCCCTGTTCCACCACCTGGCCATTGCGCATCACGATGATGCGGTCTGCCATGTCCGCGACGACAGCAAGGTCGTGGGTGATCATCATCAGACCCATGCCGTCCTCGCGCGCGAGTTTTCCCAATAGAGTCAGGATTTGCGCTTGTGTCGTGACATCAAGGGCGGTTGTTGGTTCATCTGCAATCAGCAGGCGGGGGCGCAGGGCAATTGCC is drawn from Sulfitobacter sp. S223 and contains these coding sequences:
- a CDS encoding DUF1523 family protein; the encoded protein is MLGLLRWTFWITVWVIVAAFFHYTLPQVDIVRITDTYEKRIDPGENALFWAQADVGTDGTLSNRDVFFIQSRRVKGDVMVYRNEDTGWGWPPYFKFDTSNLQAEAGDLASTEAAPRYVAIKHYGWRNEFLTIFPNAISVRAVDGPDASKGIPWLNIIILTLFVALIYGIWVRWRRFRMARIDPTMEAIEDDFSDATGAVKGWFGSWRKKP
- a CDS encoding HIT domain-containing protein, with the translated sequence MAYAYDDQNIFAKILRGEIPNNTVLETEHALAFRDLYPQAPTHVLVIPKGPYVSYDHFAVEASDAEIVDYTRAIAQVCKMEGVSLDAGEGFRMISNAGDHGVQEVPHLHVHILGGRRMGRMVQPQS
- a CDS encoding beta-1,6-N-acetylglucosaminyltransferase gives rise to the protein MAKIAYILLCHKDPDAIIKQAERLTAVGDYMSIHFDASADPAHYKAIIKALENNPNVTYATKRIRCGWGEWSLVQATLYAVEAAEQAFPRATHFYMLSGDCMAIKSAEYTHRFLDDNDADFIESFDYFESDWIKTGWTEERLIYRHWFNERTQKKLFYAMFEFQKRFGLTREIPKDIQVQIGSQWWCLRRQTIEALLDFCKKRRDVIRFFRSTWIPDETFFQTLVRHLVPETEIRPRTLTFLMFTDYGMPVTFYNDHYDLLLSQDYLFARKISPDALDLKRRLGLLYSAQGVRFQISNEGRSLFKFLTGRGRIGRRFSTRFWETESTLGRERELLIVVCKKWHVAKRVLERIRQTTNVPAIEYVFNEEDTPLPALGGIEKTLGKRTRHRRALMRMLFDYFETDRLIVCMDPSNLDLLEDFAADRSTTRILEIECGFTDEYLTGHAMRVGLAGEQTSQETLDRLLPTIRNDMVFESDAIRDAQFENHCRIRETASSEENAGELAKFLGVSGEKAHEITSTDYLFSD
- a CDS encoding sulfotransferase family protein: MGFPGTWMTESESVVYRVVPKCACSTIGQIMYYSDHGEFFDGDIHDAKGGMHKWALDESQDAIARNVQNHSSYSFTCVRNPYTRILSSFFDKICGIQRNGKRYRGNLVPLLIQKYGIEVGGEDGKQEFDQIASFRRFLLFTRDTIRWRRPMDPDIHWSAMAGHVSTFIVNGGTYDKIVWTEAFNEGMRDVLDAVETPHSIDLTKIPRFNESEGHGPKRAHPVEDYFDDLSMHLVYEIYKRDFNLFKYDFENPANKMPIGEIDLDEVHAKLGD
- a CDS encoding fumarylacetoacetate hydrolase family protein, whose amino-acid sequence is MDYVFPAPPQASLAVQGSDARFPVRRIFCVGRNYEAHAREMGNDPDREPPFFFTKPADAACDTPCTLPYPSLTNDLHHEIELVIAISKGGSNIAPADVMDHIWGASVGIDLTRRDLQADAKQTRRPWDWSKAFDLSAPIAPIKPIADVPSLTQGRIWLAVNGEVRQDADIADLIWSVVDHIATLSEGMTLAPGDLVMTGTPAGVAAVGEGDVMTGGVEGIGELQVTIGPRA
- a CDS encoding DUF805 domain-containing protein, giving the protein MSTEWYYATEGASNGPITQSEFDALVETGTIRSDTLVWQEGMDDWLPYGRAGGAEKMAALPPRAPMGDHEDPARADANTFLGALKDGFARYVDFRTRSTRSQYWWWTLWMIVLSFGAALIDGMLTLGDSGPVNLLLSLATFLPSIAVGIRRLHDIGRTGWWFLIVLVPVIGWIVLIVFYCTKSQEGPNNWGPEPRH
- a CDS encoding tetratricopeptide repeat protein encodes the protein MTKDLYGLSLTCPNAATLSGINDFIHGFLSYQPKATNIIAAADADPDCALANAYAAMLWMFLEAPVAPQKAAPYLARAQTAAKAGVTSRETRVVAATEAWVNNDIPELLKICDQIITDFPRDMAMLKLAQYHLFNLGDAAGMLRMALKALPEAEDIAYAHGMIAFGYEQCHLLDRAEDAARHAMSLQHDDAWAHHAIAHVMLTQGRVAEGAAFMESVAETWNGLNSFMRSHNWWHLALFYLSLGRHDDVRTAYDTHVWGLAKEYSQDQVGATSLLARMEFAGVDVGPRWADVADHVALRGADTVNPFLTLQYLYALARTAHSEANDLMQAIEERAADQSQHDHVAWRDVALPAAIGIMAHAQGNWDAAIHNLSRALPRMAECGGSHAQRDLFEQIHLDALVRDGRASSAQQVLEMRRTYDPDGVPLNLMLGDVYAKSGLPELAEEARARAARTLAAQQG
- a CDS encoding alpha/beta fold hydrolase, producing the protein MPIFEHDGIALHYERSGNGPTLLLIAGMMSDSASWAPLIPLLEPHFNIIRPDNRTTGQTTPWDAPASVTHFANDCAALLTHLNVGSAHVMGHSLGGMIGMRLACTAPERVKTLTLAASAPLRLERNVLLFKTLLAIRQSNAAPEMWLHALFPWLFGPSLFETPGMVEQTVALSLAYPHAQSAEAMGHQIAALDGYTPDATTDLRCPAQALLAADDLLLPVELARATLGDLPAVLIEAAGHSIHWDAPDAVAANLLRFTKLHEEAKP
- a CDS encoding P1 family peptidase; translated protein: MQPGPTNSLTDIAGLRVGNAQDGTLKSGATVVVGDAPFVASVAVMGGAPGTRETDLLAPDKSVAEVDALVLSGGSAFGLDACSGVVDGLRADGRGFRIGPAQIPLVPGAILFDLLNGGDKDWADNPYRALGLAAYRAARAEFEIGTVGAGTGALTAMLKGGLGTASLQLPDGSTVAALVAANPVGAVTTPGDRYFYAAPFEMGQEFGGLGPDPASGLGLSRESRKMNAMSARANTTIAIVATDATLTKAQCHRVAVAAHDGIARACVPAHTPNDGDLVFALTTGAKPAADVLMTGHAAALCLSRAIARAVYAATPQEGDVIPCWRTANADL
- a CDS encoding cupin domain-containing protein yields the protein MKPINLLEKLNQFTSYWDPHIVADYNDNDIMVAKFSGEFPFHLHEDTDDFFLVLQGEFTMDFNGESHVVKEGEVFVVPRGVTHRPRAAEECHVLLIEPKGTPNTGDPETASDKPRI
- a CDS encoding ABC transporter ATP-binding protein — translated: MSLLSIQNLNLSIHSFDILRDVTLAIDTGEIVAITGESGSGKSMTALATMQLLPQGAHTSGHIMLEDIDLTTLDEAALCDMRGNDIGMVFQEPMTALNPVKTIGDQVSETILIHEETSRSEAMERAAKTLERVGLPQDRFPLSRFPHELSGGQRQRVVIAMAIALRPRLLIADEPTTALDVTTQAQILTLLGKLAREDGMGLMMITHDLAVVADMADRIIVMRNGQVVEQGRTNALLQNMQHPYTRMLFSASSHKVTLPDTVTSAPLLEVKSVSRDYRTPRKTLFGKPGLFRAVNNVSFTLGRGERLGLVGESGCGKSTLTRALLGLEQVQEGTITLNGEPVFTGNKPNLAVRRCMQVVFQDPYGSFNPRHRVARQITEPFHLLETPPTGAARQKAIDEALTAVGLTPADAHKYIHEFSGGQRQRIAIARALIIRPDLIVFDEAVSALDVSVRAQILDLLAELCATYNLSYLFISHDLSVVRTITDRVLVMKSGEIVEKGATEAVFTAPQHPYTKSLIAAAPVLPELKGPIS